A stretch of the Gracilinanus agilis isolate LMUSP501 chromosome 4, AgileGrace, whole genome shotgun sequence genome encodes the following:
- the LOC123247780 gene encoding glycosylated lysosomal membrane protein isoform X2, translating into MHWEPPRAPGVSALCSPLLLFQCLLLLRAPASLLGDQTRRVFLEVLEGPTDPSKSLLHIRAVGANSTIHYIWSNLGPPAVLFVATSTPNSVLNVDWKDLLSPEPERSLVVLPADSVQFSSALIFPRLFEFDSTNSSEVKEQSPGKPYPPYLLADFSWDDITLDLTTLSATFQGHPSKDPLGTFTNGSLAFKVSAFSGSGRQAHLPGLLHTADTTQLELVLDGAAPRGNHSLFGLEVATPVLDSECPQLKEQESIDDEYCPSIFQSPIVRAFFGPSVNFCTFNLTFGNSSNFAYEDHRYLSWSALLGIGIPPVDSFSPMILGIMVVVLGAPGLLLVGGGLSLLLYRHRRYSEYEPIN; encoded by the exons ATGCACTGGGAACCCCCCAGGGCCCCGGGGGTCTCTGCCCTCTGCagtcctctccttctcttccagtGCCTGCTACTGCTCCGAGCCCCAGCCAGCTTGCTTGGGGACCAGACCCGCCGG GTGTTCCTAGAGGTTTTAGAAGGACCCACGGACCCCTCAAAAAGCCTGTTGCACATCCGGGCTGTGGGAGCCAATTCTACCATTCACTACATCTGGAGCAACCTGGGACCCCCTGCCGTTCTCTTTGTGGCCACAAGCACCCCTAACAGTGTTCTGAATGTTGACTGGAAGGACCTGCTGTCTCCAGAACCTGAAAGGAGTTTGGTCGTGCTCCCTGCTGATAGTGTTCAATTTTCCTCAGCCCTCATCTTCCCCAGG CTGTTTGAGTTTGACAGTACCAACAGTTCAGAAGTAAAGGAACAATCCCCAGGAAAGCCCTACCCACCCTATCTGCTGGCTGACTTCTCCTGGGATGATATCACACTAGACTTAACTACGTTGAGTGCCACTTTCCAGGGTCATCCTTCAAAGGATCCCTTGGGAACCTTCACCAATGGCAGCCTGGctttcaag GTTAGTGCTTTCTCTGGTTCTGGTCGCCAAGCCCATCTCCCTGGACTCCTGCATACAGCAGACACCACCCAGCTAGAACTGGTTCTGGATGGAGCTGCTCCTCGAGGAAACCACTCCCTATTCGGCCTGGAGGTGGCAACTCCAGTTTTGGATTCTGAGTGCCCCCAGCTGAAGGAGCAGGAATCCATTGATGATGAATATTGTCCTTCAATTTTCCAG TCACCTATTGTCAGAGCCTTCTTTGGCCCCTCTGTTAATTTCTGCACCTTCAACCTGACATTTGGAAACTCTTCTAATTTCGCCTATGAAGACCATCGATACCTCAGTTG GTCAGCTCTCTTGGGTATAGGAATCCCTCCAGTGGATTCCTTCTCTCCTATGATCCTGGGAATCATGGTGGTGGTTCTGGGGGCCCCTGGACTTCTGCTAGTAGGAGGTGGCCTGAGCCTTCTGCTGTATCGACATAGACGCTATTCAGAGTATGAACCAATCAACTGA
- the TMEM79 gene encoding transmembrane protein 79: protein MTEPETLALLEVKGQETLEKNLPQPLIPNGLRPEEEEGEELAPCENEMGKVGSEATTLPWVRTSLGTGPEPSAPFPDSPGWQGCDKEPILTELPHKPEESAEEDINLMPEQAARAFVPIDPQCIERRPQEELIVHCDKKVEGECQAFLLPRAARSDPPERKWAEAAVAPPAHCRSCGGCGREGLRAVASFGAALIFFPCLLYGAYAFLPFDAPRLPTMSSRLVYTLRCGVFATFPIILGLLVYGLSLLCFSALHPFGEQQREVEIHRRYVTQSVQLFILYFFNLAVLATYLPQDTLKLLPLLTGLFAISRLVYWLTFAVGRSFRGFGYGLTFLPLLSMLVWNLYYMFLVEPERMFTATESRLDYPDHARAADYKPHLWG from the exons ATGACAGAACCCGAGACACTGGCTCTGCTGGAGGTAAAGGGGCAAGAAACCCTTGAGAAGAATTTACCCCAACCCCTCATCCCTAATGGACTTAGAcctgaggaggaagaaggggaagagctTGCCCCTTGTGAGAATGAGATGGGCAAGGTGGGCAGTGAAGCTACTACTTTGCCCTGGGTGAGAACATCATTAGGTACTGGCCCCGAACCCAGTGCCCCCTTCCCAGACTCCCCTGGTTGGCAGGGATGTGATAAAGAGCCCATTCTGACAGAGCTGCCCCATAAGCCTGAAGAGTCAGCTGAGGAAGATATTAACCTGATGCCTGAGCAAGCAGCCCGAGCATTTGTTCCAATTGACCCACAGTGCATTGAGAGGAGGCCTCAAGAAGAACTCATTGTCCACTGTGACAAAAAGGTTGAGGGTGAATGCCAAGCCTTTCTGTTGCCTCGAGCTGCTCGGTCAGATCCCCCTGAACGGAAATGGGCAGAGGCAGCAGTTGCACCCCCTGCTCACTGCAGGAGTTGTGGAGGCTGTGGCCGTGAGGGATTGAGGGCTGTGGCCTCTTTTGGGGCTGCTCTTATCTTCTTCCCCTGCCTGTTATATGGAGCTTATGCCTTCCTGCCTTTTGATGCGCCCCGGCTGCCCACCATGAGTTCTCGACTTGTCTACACACTCCGATGTGGGGTATTTGCCACTTTTCCCATAATTTTAG GGCTTCTCGTCTACGGCCTGTCTCTCTTGTGTTTTTCTGCACTTCATCCCTTTGGGGAACAACAGAGAGAAGTTGAAATCCACAGGCGATACGTGACTCAGTCTGTCCAGCTTTTCATCCTCTATTTCTTCAACCTGGCTGTACTTGCCACTTACCTGCCCCAGGATACCCTCAAGCTGCTACCCCTGCTCACTGGCCTCTTCGCCATATCTCG GCTGGTGTATTGGTTGACTTTTGCAGTGGGCCGATCCTTCCGGGGCTTTGGCTATGGGCTGACCTTTCTGCCACTGCTCTCTATGTTGGTGTGGAACCTTTACTACATGTTCCTGGTGGAGCCTGAGCGTATGTTCACTGCCACTGAAAGTCGACTTGACTACCCAGACCATGCTCGAGCTGCTGACTACAAGCCACATCTCTGGGGGTGA
- the LOC123247780 gene encoding glycosylated lysosomal membrane protein isoform X3 has translation MHWEPPRAPGVSALCSPLLLFQCLLLLRAPASLLGDQTRRLFEFDSTNSSEVKEQSPGKPYPPYLLADFSWDDITLDLTTLSATFQGHPSKDPLGTFTNGSLAFKVSAFSGSGRQAHLPGLLHTADTTQLELVLDGAAPRGNHSLFGLEVATPVLDSECPQLKEQESIDDEYCPSIFQLEQLLWHSSPGSFLQWRPIAFSQKQLNWKTALSCSVSPPGPTLTTLLPQSPIVRAFFGPSVNFCTFNLTFGNSSNFAYEDHRYLSWSALLGIGIPPVDSFSPMILGIMVVVLGAPGLLLVGGGLSLLLYRHRRYSEYEPIN, from the exons ATGCACTGGGAACCCCCCAGGGCCCCGGGGGTCTCTGCCCTCTGCagtcctctccttctcttccagtGCCTGCTACTGCTCCGAGCCCCAGCCAGCTTGCTTGGGGACCAGACCCGCCGG CTGTTTGAGTTTGACAGTACCAACAGTTCAGAAGTAAAGGAACAATCCCCAGGAAAGCCCTACCCACCCTATCTGCTGGCTGACTTCTCCTGGGATGATATCACACTAGACTTAACTACGTTGAGTGCCACTTTCCAGGGTCATCCTTCAAAGGATCCCTTGGGAACCTTCACCAATGGCAGCCTGGctttcaag GTTAGTGCTTTCTCTGGTTCTGGTCGCCAAGCCCATCTCCCTGGACTCCTGCATACAGCAGACACCACCCAGCTAGAACTGGTTCTGGATGGAGCTGCTCCTCGAGGAAACCACTCCCTATTCGGCCTGGAGGTGGCAACTCCAGTTTTGGATTCTGAGTGCCCCCAGCTGAAGGAGCAGGAATCCATTGATGATGAATATTGTCCTTCAATTTTCCAG TTGGAACAGCTACTGTGGCATTCCTCACCAGGCAGCTTCTTACAGTGGCGGCCAATAGCCTTCTCACAGAAGCAACTAAATTGGAAAACAGCTCTATCCTGCTCAGTATCACCTCCTGGCCCCACCTTGACCACCCTACTTCCCCAGTCACCTATTGTCAGAGCCTTCTTTGGCCCCTCTGTTAATTTCTGCACCTTCAACCTGACATTTGGAAACTCTTCTAATTTCGCCTATGAAGACCATCGATACCTCAGTTG GTCAGCTCTCTTGGGTATAGGAATCCCTCCAGTGGATTCCTTCTCTCCTATGATCCTGGGAATCATGGTGGTGGTTCTGGGGGCCCCTGGACTTCTGCTAGTAGGAGGTGGCCTGAGCCTTCTGCTGTATCGACATAGACGCTATTCAGAGTATGAACCAATCAACTGA
- the LOC123247780 gene encoding glycosylated lysosomal membrane protein isoform X1, which translates to MHWEPPRAPGVSALCSPLLLFQCLLLLRAPASLLGDQTRRVFLEVLEGPTDPSKSLLHIRAVGANSTIHYIWSNLGPPAVLFVATSTPNSVLNVDWKDLLSPEPERSLVVLPADSVQFSSALIFPRLFEFDSTNSSEVKEQSPGKPYPPYLLADFSWDDITLDLTTLSATFQGHPSKDPLGTFTNGSLAFKVSAFSGSGRQAHLPGLLHTADTTQLELVLDGAAPRGNHSLFGLEVATPVLDSECPQLKEQESIDDEYCPSIFQLEQLLWHSSPGSFLQWRPIAFSQKQLNWKTALSCSVSPPGPTLTTLLPQSPIVRAFFGPSVNFCTFNLTFGNSSNFAYEDHRYLSWSALLGIGIPPVDSFSPMILGIMVVVLGAPGLLLVGGGLSLLLYRHRRYSEYEPIN; encoded by the exons ATGCACTGGGAACCCCCCAGGGCCCCGGGGGTCTCTGCCCTCTGCagtcctctccttctcttccagtGCCTGCTACTGCTCCGAGCCCCAGCCAGCTTGCTTGGGGACCAGACCCGCCGG GTGTTCCTAGAGGTTTTAGAAGGACCCACGGACCCCTCAAAAAGCCTGTTGCACATCCGGGCTGTGGGAGCCAATTCTACCATTCACTACATCTGGAGCAACCTGGGACCCCCTGCCGTTCTCTTTGTGGCCACAAGCACCCCTAACAGTGTTCTGAATGTTGACTGGAAGGACCTGCTGTCTCCAGAACCTGAAAGGAGTTTGGTCGTGCTCCCTGCTGATAGTGTTCAATTTTCCTCAGCCCTCATCTTCCCCAGG CTGTTTGAGTTTGACAGTACCAACAGTTCAGAAGTAAAGGAACAATCCCCAGGAAAGCCCTACCCACCCTATCTGCTGGCTGACTTCTCCTGGGATGATATCACACTAGACTTAACTACGTTGAGTGCCACTTTCCAGGGTCATCCTTCAAAGGATCCCTTGGGAACCTTCACCAATGGCAGCCTGGctttcaag GTTAGTGCTTTCTCTGGTTCTGGTCGCCAAGCCCATCTCCCTGGACTCCTGCATACAGCAGACACCACCCAGCTAGAACTGGTTCTGGATGGAGCTGCTCCTCGAGGAAACCACTCCCTATTCGGCCTGGAGGTGGCAACTCCAGTTTTGGATTCTGAGTGCCCCCAGCTGAAGGAGCAGGAATCCATTGATGATGAATATTGTCCTTCAATTTTCCAG TTGGAACAGCTACTGTGGCATTCCTCACCAGGCAGCTTCTTACAGTGGCGGCCAATAGCCTTCTCACAGAAGCAACTAAATTGGAAAACAGCTCTATCCTGCTCAGTATCACCTCCTGGCCCCACCTTGACCACCCTACTTCCCCAGTCACCTATTGTCAGAGCCTTCTTTGGCCCCTCTGTTAATTTCTGCACCTTCAACCTGACATTTGGAAACTCTTCTAATTTCGCCTATGAAGACCATCGATACCTCAGTTG GTCAGCTCTCTTGGGTATAGGAATCCCTCCAGTGGATTCCTTCTCTCCTATGATCCTGGGAATCATGGTGGTGGTTCTGGGGGCCCCTGGACTTCTGCTAGTAGGAGGTGGCCTGAGCCTTCTGCTGTATCGACATAGACGCTATTCAGAGTATGAACCAATCAACTGA